A single region of the Corticium candelabrum chromosome 15, ooCorCand1.1, whole genome shotgun sequence genome encodes:
- the LOC134191276 gene encoding L-proline trans-4-hydroxylase-like, with the protein MQFLTRQTRFLNLLSAMRRIRFLSSPSSFLYCHEKYKVTDEMKSAFNRDGYIIVRNVLDHEEISKLGDALETDGGIMQHAYFVNDGRGRRSKLCIWSHPGHDITGMVARSEKVAGTMEQLLGGEVYHYHTKLMMKEAFTGGSFVWHQDYGYWYMNGCLYPDMGTAFIAIDRCDQENGCMQVLRGSNHLGRLNHGRVGGQTGADADRVSDILKVLPVDDAVLDPGDTLFFHSNLLHKSNRNDSAHRRWAFLIAYNRASNNPTIEHHHPRYTPLEKVEDVEVRKCSNYSDMTGKDFMDPNTDQTAEGKK; encoded by the exons ATGCAATTTCTTACAAGGCAAACTCGTTTCTTAAATTTGTTGAGTGCAATGCGTCGTATCAGATTTCTATCAAGTC cTTCGTCATTCTTATACTGTCACGAAAAGTATAAGGTGACTGACGAAATGAAGTCAGCATTCAACCGAGATGGCTACATCATTGTCAG aaatgtATTGGATCACGAAGAGATTTCTAAGTTGGGTGATGCTCTTGAAACTGACGGTGGGATCATGCAACACGCTTATTTTGTAAACGATGGTCGAGGTCGTCGCAGTAAGCTTTGCATCTGGAGTCATCCTGGTCATGATATCACTGGTATGGTGGCTCGCTCGGAGAAAGTAGCCGGAACGATGGAACAG TTGTTGGGTGGTGAAGTGTATCATTATCATACGAAACTGATGATGAAGGAGGCGTTCACTGGAGGATCATTTGTGTGGCATCAAGATTATGGGTATTGGTACATGAATGGTTGTCTGTATCCAGACATGGGCACCGCATTTATAGCCATCGATCGATGCGATCAAGAGAACGGCTGCATGCAG GTGCTTCGTGGGTCTAACCATCTCGGACGTCTTAATCATGGTCGTGTCGGTGGCCAAACTGGGGCTGACGCCGATCGAGTTTCAGATATCTTGAAGGTGCTCCCTGTTGACGATGCAGTTCTCGATCCTGGAGACACATTGTTCTTTCATTCAAATCTTCTTCACAAAAGCAACAGAAATGATAGCGCACACAGGCGTTGGGCATTTCTCATTGCTTACAATCGAGCCAGCAACAACCCAACGATCGAGCACCATCATCCAAGATACACACCACTAGAGAAg GTCGAAGACGTCGAAGTGAGAAAGTGTTCCAACTACAGTGACATGACAGGAAAAGACTTCATGGATCCGAACACTGATCAGACAGCCGAGGGCAAGAAATAA